One Gammaproteobacteria bacterium DNA segment encodes these proteins:
- a CDS encoding DUF5666 domain-containing protein, giving the protein MKCSCKRLIAPVVAAGLVTASLAAHADDPVQQPDESWLTVNGTVVSAKPDSFKLDYGEGLVTVEMDGWGWYEDDHLLIEGDQVTVHGRVDDSLFEKGTIEAGSVYVEDLNTYFYANTADEEADARLISYVVTAAPDEGSWVNISGIIEEVDGREFTLTTGFGEIDVDTRTMTYNPLDDEGFQRLDRGQAVAVRGRLDNDLFERREIVADTIYSLSADAAKEAKKTEKGY; this is encoded by the coding sequence ATGAAATGCTCTTGCAAACGCCTCATCGCGCCGGTCGTTGCCGCCGGCCTCGTTACGGCCAGCCTCGCGGCCCATGCCGATGACCCCGTACAGCAGCCCGATGAGTCCTGGCTGACCGTGAACGGCACCGTGGTCTCGGCCAAACCCGATTCTTTCAAGCTGGACTACGGTGAGGGTCTGGTGACGGTGGAGATGGACGGCTGGGGCTGGTATGAGGACGATCACCTTTTGATCGAGGGGGACCAGGTGACAGTTCACGGCCGCGTCGATGACAGCCTGTTCGAGAAAGGCACTATCGAGGCCGGAAGCGTCTACGTGGAGGATCTGAACACGTACTTCTATGCCAATACCGCGGACGAGGAGGCTGACGCCCGCCTCATCAGCTACGTCGTCACGGCGGCCCCGGACGAGGGTAGCTGGGTGAACATCTCTGGCATCATCGAGGAGGTGGACGGCCGTGAGTTCACCCTTACCACCGGCTTCGGTGAGATAGATGTGGATACCCGCACCATGACCTACAATCCCCTGGACGACGAAGGCTTCCAGCGCCTCGACCGTGGCCAGGCGGTGGCGGTGAGGGGGCGGTTGGACAACGATCTCTTCGAGCGCCGGGAGATCGTCGCCGACACCATCTACAGCCTCAGCGCGGATGCCGCCAAGGAGGCCAAGAAGACGGAGAAAGGCTACTGA
- a CDS encoding cytochrome D1 domain-containing protein has product MRVLAKQALATAALATLSLGATAQDAPLGNTIYVTLQGDDAVVELPAGDRWPGASGMGHVTVSPDGRLVLASARDEDRIYAYDARADSLLGRIEVGSKPWGVKIGPDGDIAIAANSGDGTVSFIDTATLEVVETVAVGKMPHAVVFSPEGDRAYVTLQETGGIAVIDVKSRRKVGELPAGAGARNADISPDGRILYVANNDSGDLTVIDVAGARITHRIELAPPHGGVDVSPDGRWVFVTGISGDTLNVIDTGIVRLVDQVPVGMGPQGVRASADGRRIYVATGGNDKVTVLDVGTMTIAAEVDAGKTPFWIAVPGNR; this is encoded by the coding sequence ATGCGAGTCCTGGCAAAGCAGGCCCTGGCCACAGCAGCCTTGGCCACGCTGAGCTTAGGTGCCACGGCCCAGGACGCTCCCCTGGGTAACACCATCTATGTCACCCTTCAGGGCGATGATGCCGTGGTCGAGCTCCCCGCCGGGGACCGCTGGCCGGGGGCCTCAGGGATGGGCCACGTTACCGTATCGCCGGACGGCCGTCTGGTGCTCGCCAGCGCCCGGGACGAAGATCGGATCTACGCTTACGACGCCCGGGCCGATTCCCTCCTGGGCAGGATCGAGGTGGGCAGCAAGCCCTGGGGGGTCAAGATCGGTCCCGACGGAGACATCGCCATCGCCGCCAACTCGGGTGACGGCACTGTGAGCTTCATCGACACCGCTACCCTCGAGGTGGTGGAGACGGTGGCGGTTGGTAAGATGCCCCACGCCGTGGTGTTTTCACCGGAGGGCGACCGGGCTTACGTGACGTTGCAGGAGACTGGTGGGATCGCGGTCATCGACGTGAAGTCGCGACGCAAGGTCGGCGAACTCCCCGCCGGGGCGGGCGCCCGCAATGCCGATATCTCGCCGGATGGCCGCATTCTGTACGTGGCCAACAACGACAGTGGCGACCTCACCGTGATCGATGTGGCCGGGGCGCGTATCACCCACCGCATCGAGCTGGCGCCGCCCCACGGCGGCGTGGACGTGTCGCCGGACGGGCGCTGGGTCTTCGTGACGGGGATCAGCGGCGACACCCTCAACGTCATCGACACTGGGATCGTGAGGCTCGTGGACCAGGTGCCGGTAGGCATGGGCCCCCAGGGGGTGCGGGCGAGCGCCGACGGACGCCGGATCTACGTGGCGACCGGCGGTAACGACAAAGTGACGGTCCTTGACGTGGGCACCATGACTATCGCCGCGGAAGTGGATGCCGGCAAGACACCATTCTGGATCGCCGTCCCCGGCAACCGCTGA
- a CDS encoding alpha/beta fold hydrolase, producing MTIVLTLVFLLLAGYGLLSLFIRRGYRAPRIVESGTPADFGLPFHEESIPTANGRRLFAWYIPPPGESRPAPAVVVMHGWGSNAELMLPFAGLLHRSGYATLLVDARNHGRSDGDAFSSMPRFAEDLEHGFDWLTGVPEVDSGRIALLGHSVGAAAVLLVASRRPQVAAVVSIAAFAHPEELMRRQMRFHRIPRPIAWLVLRYVERTIGARYEAIAPINTIGHIRCPVLLAHGAADRSVPVQDATAIYGARAHAGVELMLVPEADHDSVDRIEGHGDEIADFLQRSFRDAGRKG from the coding sequence ATGACCATAGTTCTCACCCTCGTATTCCTCCTGCTTGCCGGGTATGGCCTGCTGTCGCTGTTCATCCGTCGCGGCTACCGCGCTCCGCGCATCGTGGAGTCCGGTACGCCGGCCGATTTCGGCCTGCCGTTTCACGAAGAGTCCATCCCGACCGCCAACGGCCGCCGACTCTTCGCCTGGTACATTCCGCCGCCCGGTGAGTCGCGGCCAGCACCCGCCGTGGTGGTCATGCACGGTTGGGGCTCCAATGCCGAACTCATGCTGCCTTTTGCCGGGCTGCTGCACCGCAGCGGCTACGCCACATTGCTGGTGGACGCCCGCAACCACGGTCGCAGCGATGGCGACGCCTTCTCCTCCATGCCCCGCTTCGCGGAGGACCTCGAGCACGGATTCGACTGGCTGACCGGCGTGCCTGAGGTGGATTCCGGCCGGATCGCTCTGCTCGGACACTCCGTCGGTGCCGCCGCGGTGCTGCTGGTTGCCAGCCGGCGTCCGCAGGTGGCGGCGGTGGTGAGCATCGCTGCCTTCGCCCACCCGGAAGAGTTGATGAGGCGTCAGATGCGTTTCCATCGCATTCCCCGGCCAATCGCCTGGCTGGTGCTGCGCTATGTCGAGCGCACCATCGGGGCTCGCTACGAGGCCATCGCACCGATCAACACCATCGGCCACATCCGCTGCCCGGTTCTGCTCGCCCACGGGGCCGCGGACCGAAGCGTTCCGGTCCAGGACGCCACGGCGATCTACGGGGCGCGCGCCCACGCGGGAGTCGAACTGATGCTCGTGCCCGAGGCGGACCACGACTCGGTCGACCGCATCGAGGGGCACGGTGACGAAATCGCCGATTTCCTGCAAAGGTCCTTCAGGGACGCGGGCCGCAAAGGGTGA
- a CDS encoding TIGR03758 family integrating conjugative element protein: MTPAQNAAFQAGSGVTPGTLLTTIASVVLVLVFVWVMWVTVGTFRAWQDGQVALFDLVWATLRASIVLLVLGFYLR, encoded by the coding sequence GTGACGCCCGCACAGAACGCCGCGTTCCAGGCCGGGTCGGGTGTCACTCCGGGAACGTTGCTGACGACCATCGCGAGCGTGGTGCTGGTCCTGGTCTTCGTCTGGGTGATGTGGGTGACCGTGGGGACCTTTCGGGCCTGGCAGGACGGTCAGGTCGCGCTGTTCGATCTGGTGTGGGCGACGCTGCGGGCCAGCATCGTGCTGCTCGTGCTTGGTTTCTATCTGCGGTGA
- a CDS encoding TIGR03749 family integrating conjugative element protein yields MSALLAVILLLQAAGVNAAPDAPERIAWRKTPIAVELAVGAERLVHFPQGVKVGVPPQIQGALRVQSIDGTLYLLANQPFAATRVIVRGLDNGPIYLLDLSAETEGGGNSPIEIYLPDEEPANGSASTKASVPPQYGYVTLTRFAAQQMYAPARLLRDLPGLNRVPVKREPVALVRGGAVEALPLIAWRAGDLHVTAATLTNKTHQPQILDPRALRGHWLTATFQHNRLHEAGSEADRTVVYLISDRPFAASLR; encoded by the coding sequence ATGTCCGCCCTGCTCGCTGTAATCCTCCTGCTGCAGGCAGCGGGCGTCAACGCGGCGCCCGATGCGCCGGAGCGCATCGCCTGGCGCAAAACACCCATTGCCGTGGAGCTCGCCGTCGGTGCCGAACGGCTCGTCCATTTTCCGCAAGGCGTCAAGGTTGGCGTGCCACCGCAGATCCAGGGGGCGCTGCGCGTGCAGAGCATCGACGGCACGCTCTACCTGCTGGCCAACCAGCCCTTCGCCGCCACCCGCGTGATCGTGCGGGGGCTGGACAACGGACCGATCTACCTGCTCGACCTGTCCGCGGAGACCGAAGGCGGCGGAAACAGCCCCATTGAGATCTACCTGCCAGACGAGGAGCCCGCGAACGGCTCGGCCTCGACGAAGGCCTCGGTTCCGCCGCAATACGGCTACGTGACGCTGACCCGCTTCGCCGCCCAACAGATGTATGCCCCGGCACGACTGCTCCGGGACCTTCCCGGCCTCAATCGGGTGCCCGTCAAGCGGGAGCCGGTGGCGTTGGTGCGCGGCGGCGCCGTCGAGGCCTTACCCCTCATCGCCTGGCGCGCGGGCGATCTCCATGTCACCGCCGCCACCCTCACGAATAAGACCCACCAGCCACAGATCCTGGATCCGCGGGCCCTGCGGGGCCACTGGCTCACCGCGACCTTCCAGCACAACCGGCTGCACGAGGCCGGCAGCGAGGCCGATCGCACGGTGGTGTACCTGATCTCAGATCGGCCCTTCGCGGCCTCGCTGCGGTAA
- a CDS encoding TIGR03746 family integrating conjugative element protein, whose protein sequence is MRRYRYEIDNVRAHLRSLWAVIAIQVIIIAALWFGWSRAPEQMTVHIPPDLRSGAVLAVEEVSPPNVYAFAFYIFQQLNRWPEDGATDYGRAIFRVSPYLTPRYRAMLTVELEQKGRQGELAYRVRGVQEIPGHGYEERRVDLLNEEAWIVWLDLDLLESVKGMTVKRTAIRYPLRVVRYAVDPEANPWGLALDGFGAEGPRRLTDAEFEDHGGSDGGP, encoded by the coding sequence ATGCGACGTTACCGGTACGAGATCGATAACGTCCGCGCTCACCTGCGCTCGCTGTGGGCCGTGATCGCCATCCAGGTGATCATTATCGCCGCGCTCTGGTTCGGCTGGAGCCGGGCGCCCGAGCAGATGACCGTGCACATCCCGCCCGATCTGCGCTCGGGGGCGGTGCTGGCCGTGGAAGAGGTATCGCCACCCAACGTGTATGCGTTCGCCTTCTACATCTTTCAGCAGCTCAACCGCTGGCCGGAAGACGGTGCCACGGACTATGGCCGCGCCATCTTCCGTGTCTCGCCTTACCTCACGCCCCGTTATCGCGCGATGCTCACCGTCGAGCTCGAGCAGAAGGGCCGCCAGGGTGAACTCGCCTACCGGGTGCGGGGTGTCCAGGAGATCCCCGGCCACGGTTACGAGGAACGACGCGTCGACCTGCTTAACGAGGAGGCCTGGATCGTCTGGCTGGACCTCGATCTCCTGGAGTCGGTGAAGGGCATGACCGTCAAGCGCACCGCGATCCGTTACCCGCTGCGCGTGGTGCGTTACGCGGTCGATCCCGAGGCCAACCCCTGGGGATTGGCACTGGACGGATTCGGCGCCGAGGGGCCGCGGCGGCTCACCGATGCCGAGTTCGAGGACCACGGAGGTAGCGATGGTGGCCCATAG
- a CDS encoding DUF1328 domain-containing protein, producing the protein MLGWALTFLIIAIIAGLLGFSGIAGTAVDIAWILFVVGLVLAVVFALFGRRGRL; encoded by the coding sequence ATGCTGGGATGGGCCTTGACTTTTCTCATCATCGCCATCATTGCCGGGCTGCTGGGCTTCTCCGGCATCGCTGGCACCGCCGTCGACATCGCCTGGATCCTGTTCGTCGTCGGGCTGGTGCTGGCGGTGGTCTTCGCCCTCTTCGGACGCCGGGGCAGGCTTTGA
- a CDS encoding type II toxin-antitoxin system Phd/YefM family antitoxin — protein sequence MTHQILTDVAASISELKANPMKVVASGEGMPIAVLNRNEPAFYCVPAKAYEAMMDLIEDKELLEIARSRMAEESIKVNLDGL from the coding sequence ATGACGCATCAAATCCTTACTGACGTGGCTGCCAGCATCTCCGAACTGAAAGCCAACCCCATGAAGGTCGTAGCCAGCGGAGAAGGCATGCCCATTGCTGTTCTTAACAGGAATGAGCCTGCGTTTTATTGTGTCCCCGCCAAAGCCTATGAAGCCATGATGGACCTTATAGAGGATAAAGAGCTGCTGGAAATTGCCAGGAGCCGCATGGCCGAAGAAAGCATAAAGGTCAATCTGGATGGCCTATGA
- a CDS encoding RAQPRD family integrative conjugative element protein, with the protein MDRAQSKSDLRHAKVLAAFVGLLLLGNTALADPDAEREALARLIHEFEALKPLIATADSQSSPDARIRFRYDWLRQDLERIRTGIREHINVPRNEPRTFPPLRGDYRQ; encoded by the coding sequence ATGGACCGCGCACAATCCAAATCCGACCTCCGCCACGCCAAAGTGCTCGCAGCGTTTGTCGGCCTCTTGCTCCTCGGCAACACAGCCCTCGCTGATCCCGACGCCGAGCGCGAAGCCCTCGCGCGTCTGATCCACGAGTTCGAAGCCCTCAAGCCCCTCATCGCGACGGCTGACTCCCAGTCCAGCCCCGACGCCCGCATCCGCTTTCGCTACGACTGGCTCCGCCAGGACCTCGAGCGGATCCGCACTGGCATCCGGGAACACATCAACGTACCCCGCAACGAGCCGCGGACGTTTCCGCCGCTGCGCGGCGATTACCGCCAGTGA
- a CDS encoding TIGR03750 family conjugal transfer protein — protein MNKECLADRLNAEPAILKGCSSSELGVIVGVSLLLWLPASLIMAGLAGAVTMGFGIAGVGIVATVLLMASLFQRLKRNRPDGYYQQRVVLWLDDRGLRRMPFVRRSGAWDIGRKAHATLPVRDR, from the coding sequence ATGAACAAGGAGTGCTTAGCCGATCGGCTGAATGCCGAGCCCGCGATCTTAAAGGGCTGCTCGTCGAGCGAACTGGGCGTCATCGTGGGCGTTTCGCTACTGCTGTGGCTGCCCGCCAGTCTGATCATGGCGGGGCTCGCGGGTGCGGTCACGATGGGTTTCGGCATCGCGGGCGTCGGTATCGTCGCCACCGTGCTGCTGATGGCGAGTCTGTTCCAGCGCCTGAAGAGGAACCGCCCGGACGGCTACTACCAGCAGCGCGTCGTGCTCTGGCTCGACGATAGAGGCTTGCGGCGCATGCCCTTCGTCCGTCGAAGCGGCGCGTGGGACATCGGCAGGAAGGCACATGCGACGTTACCGGTACGAGATCGATAA
- a CDS encoding TIGR03745 family integrating conjugative element membrane protein — MMMFAQGKKRTVALLGLLGLAANAPVWAALPTPVAPSTAPAAGDWIGLIQGYIKDGGLVLGLAIAVLGFLWVAYLAFAKFNEARQGKAEWAEVGVLGIVGAVVLIFASFLLTEAAGVI, encoded by the coding sequence ATGATGATGTTCGCACAAGGGAAGAAGAGGACGGTGGCCCTGTTGGGCCTCCTGGGTCTCGCCGCCAATGCTCCGGTGTGGGCGGCGCTGCCGACCCCGGTCGCGCCGAGCACCGCGCCGGCGGCCGGCGACTGGATCGGGCTGATCCAGGGCTACATCAAGGACGGCGGCCTGGTGCTGGGTCTCGCGATCGCGGTACTGGGCTTCCTCTGGGTGGCGTACCTGGCGTTCGCGAAGTTCAACGAGGCGCGCCAGGGCAAGGCGGAGTGGGCCGAGGTCGGCGTGCTCGGCATCGTCGGGGCGGTGGTGCTGATCTTCGCGAGCTTCCTGCTCACCGAAGCGGCCGGCGTCATCTGA
- a CDS encoding TIGR03752 family integrating conjugative element protein gives MPAATANRLLPLLGGAVVLMLVFVTLKSCSQDEDGGVVLDRVPTAPAPDADTPADTIKTLTANVAAMTTEVEALRRENATLARENQTLVAHRTQIEENVATRLRRELLSRERDAENQGRIDSGVLASLTDRVDRLAASVARVGPGSGADIPVGLGLDGLGGAQGPAPGLIWVEPLDAPAATATKSGLLDRAGQTAGGYLDGARTRTAQAVTDARDRVDARKSRPAYTVPRNATLMGSTAMTALVGRIPIQGQVRDPMPFKVITGSDNLAANGLTVPGVQGMVWSGTAVGDWTLSCVTGRLESVTFVFDDGTIRTISSDDRSGQVSGRASGQGGRNEPLGWISDPQGIPCISGERKTNAASFLTQRIGVQAIQAAADAAAAAETTSVISDLGSVTDSVTGDVGTYMLGKTVAGGSEEVAKWLLERQSQSFDAVFVPAGTGVAIHVDRELAIDFHTEGRKLNHARSTATDRHHRLD, from the coding sequence ATGCCTGCCGCCACCGCCAATCGCCTGTTGCCCCTCCTCGGCGGCGCCGTCGTACTGATGCTGGTCTTCGTGACGCTGAAATCCTGCTCCCAGGACGAGGACGGTGGCGTCGTGCTGGACCGCGTGCCGACGGCGCCAGCCCCGGATGCGGACACGCCGGCCGACACCATCAAGACCCTCACGGCCAACGTGGCCGCCATGACCACGGAGGTCGAGGCACTGCGCCGCGAGAATGCGACCCTGGCCAGGGAGAATCAGACCCTCGTCGCCCATCGCACCCAGATCGAGGAGAACGTCGCCACGCGCCTGCGCCGGGAGCTCCTGTCCCGCGAGCGCGACGCGGAGAACCAGGGCCGCATCGATTCCGGCGTGCTCGCCTCGCTGACCGATCGGGTCGACCGGCTGGCGGCGTCCGTGGCCCGGGTGGGGCCGGGCAGCGGTGCCGACATCCCGGTGGGACTCGGTCTCGACGGCCTCGGGGGCGCGCAAGGGCCGGCGCCCGGCCTCATCTGGGTAGAACCGCTCGATGCGCCGGCCGCGACCGCAACAAAGTCCGGGCTGCTGGATCGGGCCGGGCAGACGGCGGGCGGCTATCTCGACGGTGCCCGGACGCGCACCGCGCAGGCGGTGACCGACGCGCGAGACCGAGTGGACGCGCGGAAGAGCCGACCTGCCTACACGGTCCCCCGCAACGCCACGCTCATGGGCTCGACGGCCATGACCGCACTGGTGGGCCGGATCCCGATCCAGGGCCAGGTCCGCGATCCGATGCCGTTCAAGGTGATCACCGGCAGCGACAACCTGGCCGCCAACGGCCTGACGGTGCCTGGCGTGCAAGGCATGGTCTGGAGCGGTACCGCGGTCGGCGACTGGACGCTGTCCTGCGTCACCGGTCGGCTCGAGTCCGTCACCTTCGTGTTCGACGACGGCACCATCCGCACGATCTCGAGCGACGATCGCAGCGGCCAGGTGAGCGGGCGGGCGAGTGGCCAGGGCGGACGCAACGAACCCCTCGGCTGGATCTCGGATCCCCAGGGGATCCCGTGCATCAGCGGTGAGCGCAAGACCAACGCCGCGTCGTTTCTGACCCAGCGGATCGGCGTGCAGGCCATCCAGGCCGCGGCCGACGCGGCAGCCGCCGCCGAGACGACCTCGGTGATCAGTGACCTCGGCAGCGTGACCGACAGCGTCACCGGCGATGTCGGGACCTACATGCTCGGCAAGACCGTGGCCGGCGGCAGCGAGGAAGTGGCCAAGTGGCTGCTCGAACGCCAGTCCCAGAGCTTCGATGCCGTGTTCGTGCCGGCTGGCACGGGAGTCGCCATTCACGTCGATCGCGAACTCGCCATCGACTTCCATACCGAAGGCAGGAAACTCAATCATGCACGCTCGACTGCGACCGATCGTCACCATCGTCTGGATTAG
- a CDS encoding putative toxin-antitoxin system toxin component, PIN family — MRVVLDTGILLAALIKSGTPPDLIYRAWRKKAFELITSEWQLEELRRVSRYPQLRKYLKPAEAGTLVNGLRRQTTVLQELPMVELSPDPDDNPILATAIAGQADYLVTGDKRDLLSLGKVETVQIIAARALTELLGLSTTD, encoded by the coding sequence TTGCGGGTCGTTCTTGACACCGGAATCCTGCTCGCCGCGTTGATCAAATCTGGCACGCCGCCCGACTTGATCTATCGGGCTTGGCGCAAGAAGGCCTTCGAACTGATCACCTCCGAGTGGCAGCTTGAAGAGCTCCGCCGGGTTTCCCGCTATCCGCAACTGCGCAAGTACCTCAAACCCGCCGAGGCGGGCACGCTGGTGAACGGACTGCGCCGCCAGACAACCGTACTGCAAGAGCTACCGATGGTGGAGTTGTCGCCAGATCCTGACGACAACCCGATACTGGCCACCGCAATTGCAGGTCAGGCCGACTACCTGGTGACCGGCGATAAACGCGATCTGCTGTCCCTCGGAAAGGTGGAGACGGTTCAGATCATCGCGGCTCGGGCCCTCACGGAGCTGCTCGGCCTTTCCACCACCGATTGA
- a CDS encoding phosphatase domain-containing protein, producing MSGRPGNTAVRAFRGFGSGRRVYVSGQVITGRGAEVAAPASRHRRRDLGKRLLDALRLAVSRRVVGARVRVECGDASEVVEADSHGFFAACLEVAPAREDGPWRGYRAELVAPAAAAPARGEGEVLMATAASRRVVVSDIDDTVMHTGVANKLMMLWRLFTHGAEDRAPLPGVAAFYRGLHGGREGDEENPPVYVSRSPWAIYPVLEAFFHDHEIPAGPVLELRDWGISLRHPFPRRARQHKREVLERVFEVFKDLPIVLVGDSGQRDPEVYAAIARRYPERVAAIYIRDLLHSADRSAALRRMQESLGELDVDLVLAASTAEMAVHARRRGWIPDSTVTEVREHVAREVP from the coding sequence ATGAGCGGGCGCCCCGGGAACACCGCGGTCCGGGCCTTTCGCGGCTTCGGCTCGGGCCGCCGGGTATACGTCAGCGGCCAGGTGATCACGGGCCGCGGGGCAGAGGTCGCGGCCCCCGCCAGTCGGCACCGTCGGCGTGACCTCGGGAAGCGGTTGCTGGACGCCCTGCGGCTGGCGGTCAGCCGGCGCGTGGTGGGCGCCCGGGTGCGCGTCGAATGCGGTGATGCGAGCGAGGTGGTGGAAGCGGATTCCCATGGTTTCTTCGCGGCCTGCCTGGAGGTTGCGCCGGCCCGGGAAGATGGCCCCTGGCGGGGTTACCGGGCCGAACTCGTCGCCCCGGCCGCCGCGGCACCGGCCCGGGGTGAAGGGGAGGTGCTGATGGCTACCGCCGCCTCCCGGCGGGTGGTGGTCAGCGATATCGACGATACGGTGATGCATACGGGCGTCGCCAACAAGCTGATGATGCTGTGGCGGCTGTTCACCCACGGCGCCGAAGACCGGGCCCCCCTGCCGGGAGTTGCGGCCTTTTACCGCGGGCTCCACGGGGGCCGGGAGGGCGACGAGGAGAATCCCCCCGTCTATGTCTCTCGCAGCCCCTGGGCCATCTATCCGGTGCTGGAGGCCTTCTTCCACGACCACGAAATCCCCGCCGGGCCGGTGCTGGAGCTGCGGGACTGGGGTATCTCCCTGCGCCACCCTTTTCCGCGGCGCGCCCGGCAGCACAAGCGCGAGGTGTTGGAGCGCGTGTTCGAGGTCTTTAAGGACTTGCCGATAGTGCTGGTGGGGGACAGCGGCCAGCGCGACCCGGAGGTCTATGCGGCCATCGCGCGGCGCTACCCCGAGCGGGTGGCCGCCATCTATATCCGCGACCTGCTCCACAGCGCGGACCGCAGCGCGGCCCTGAGGCGCATGCAGGAGTCCCTGGGCGAGTTGGACGTCGACCTGGTGTTGGCCGCCTCCACCGCGGAGATGGCGGTCCACGCCCGCCGGCGGGGCTGGATCCCCGACAGCACCGTCACCGAGGTGCGGGAACACGTGGCCCGGGAGGTACCCTGA
- a CDS encoding type II toxin-antitoxin system RelE/ParE family toxin, with product MAYELAFKKSALKEWKKLGPHVRELFAKKLKQRLSNPHVPSAAVSGGTNLYKIKLRQLGYRLVYSVSDPIVTVTVLAVGKRNRNEVYDLALSREKADKP from the coding sequence ATGGCCTATGAGTTAGCATTTAAGAAAAGTGCCCTGAAAGAATGGAAAAAGCTCGGCCCCCATGTACGGGAACTTTTCGCTAAAAAACTCAAACAGCGGCTTTCCAATCCACATGTTCCTTCCGCAGCAGTTAGCGGAGGAACAAATCTGTACAAAATAAAACTGCGTCAACTTGGATATCGGTTGGTCTATTCGGTATCCGATCCTATCGTCACGGTTACTGTCCTTGCGGTCGGCAAAAGAAATCGAAATGAAGTTTATGATCTGGCTCTTTCACGCGAAAAAGCCGATAAGCCATAG
- a CDS encoding ribbon-helix-helix domain-containing protein — protein MSNVRWSIVVREDVDKALRVYLGRRGTKKGDLSQFVEEAVQARLFELTVQDVKQRNRYYSQDEIMEAIDEALANG, from the coding sequence ATGAGCAACGTTCGATGGTCCATCGTCGTGCGCGAAGACGTGGACAAGGCCCTGCGGGTTTACCTGGGCCGGCGTGGTACGAAAAAGGGTGATCTGTCCCAGTTTGTCGAAGAGGCGGTCCAGGCACGCCTGTTCGAACTGACGGTGCAGGACGTCAAGCAGCGCAACCGCTACTACTCGCAAGATGAGATCATGGAGGCGATCGACGAAGCGCTGGCCAACGGCTAA
- a CDS encoding lipid kinase: MSADTDTGRTCLLVLNTRSRGGEEHADAIVEAIGRAGWTLAGDGPVAPEDFPAALEAHRGRLARASGRILVGGGDGTVHHLLPELMAAGLPVAVLPLGTANDLARTLGLSLDPHEALETALAGRLARIDLGRVNDTPFANVASIGLGPEVTERLSASMKRDLGIAGYPLALLRAYREVRPFRCRVTVDGERVPRFRAIHLAVGNGRYYGGGATVFSDARIDDQTLHFFGLSPEPFWRLVLKLPWLALGYHRQLSNIRTLHGRTLELRISRPLPISADGELVAETPARFEVLEGALVVVVPETPDGPGLGAAGDR; the protein is encoded by the coding sequence ATGAGCGCTGATACGGATACGGGACGCACCTGCCTGCTGGTCCTCAATACCCGCAGCCGCGGTGGTGAAGAGCACGCCGATGCCATCGTCGAGGCCATCGGCCGCGCCGGCTGGACCCTGGCGGGCGACGGCCCCGTAGCCCCCGAGGATTTCCCGGCGGCCCTGGAGGCGCACCGGGGGCGCCTGGCCCGGGCCTCCGGGCGCATCCTGGTCGGTGGCGGCGACGGCACGGTCCATCATCTGCTGCCGGAGCTGATGGCGGCCGGACTGCCGGTGGCGGTGCTGCCCCTGGGCACCGCCAACGACCTGGCCCGCACCCTGGGCCTCTCCCTCGACCCCCATGAGGCTCTGGAGACGGCCCTGGCTGGCCGGCTGGCCCGTATCGACCTGGGCCGGGTCAACGATACCCCGTTCGCCAATGTCGCCAGCATCGGCCTGGGACCCGAGGTCACGGAGCGCCTGTCGGCGAGCATGAAGCGAGACCTGGGCATCGCGGGTTATCCCCTGGCGCTGCTGCGGGCCTACCGCGAAGTCCGGCCCTTCCGCTGCCGGGTGACGGTGGACGGCGAGCGGGTGCCGCGTTTCCGGGCCATCCACCTGGCGGTGGGCAACGGCCGCTACTACGGCGGCGGGGCCACGGTGTTCAGCGACGCCCGCATCGACGACCAGACCCTCCACTTCTTCGGCCTGTCACCCGAGCCCTTCTGGCGGCTGGTTCTCAAGCTGCCGTGGCTCGCCCTCGGGTACCATCGCCAGCTGTCCAACATCCGGACCCTCCATGGGCGAACCCTGGAACTGCGGATCTCGCGCCCCCTGCCCATCTCCGCTGACGGCGAGCTGGTGGCCGAGACCCCGGCCCGCTTCGAGGTGTTGGAGGGGGCGCTGGTGGTGGTGGTGCCGGAGACGCCCGACGGACCGGGCCTCGGTGCGGCCGGGGACCGGTAG